One segment of Mobula birostris isolate sMobBir1 chromosome 29, sMobBir1.hap1, whole genome shotgun sequence DNA contains the following:
- the LOC140190160 gene encoding scavenger receptor cysteine-rich type 1 protein M130-like yields MGRYGAACALLLLLVARSGTDSSAAEPNIRLVGGSDRCSGRVEVWHRAQWGTVCDDGWDTDDAKVVCSQLGCPPAAAAIQGARFGQGSGNIWMDDVACNGNESALDECSFGGWGIHNCGHGEDAGVNCTVPEVRLVGGSDRCSGRVEVRYNAQWGTVCDDGWGTEDAKVVCNELGCPSAAAAIPGAHFGQGSGNIWMDDVACNGNESALWECSFRGWGSHNCGHGEDAGVICSKGHASPRRDPNDPNDPRT; encoded by the exons AGCCCAATATCAGGCTGGTAGGCGGCAGCGATCGTTGTTCAGGGAGAGTGGAGGTGTGGCACCGTGCACAATGGGGAACGGTATGCGACGATGGATGGGACACTGACGACGCCAAGGTTGTCTGCAGTCAGTTGGGCTGCCCCCCTGCCGCTGCAGCAATACAGGGGGCACGCTTCGGGCAAGGCAGCGGGAATATCTGGATGGATGATGTTGCGTGCAATGGAAATGAATCCGCCCTTGACGAATGTTCCTTTGGAGGGTGGGGCATTCATAACTGCGGTCACGGAGAGGATGCGGGAGTGAATTGTACAG TGCCCGAAGTAAGGCTAGTAGGCGGCAGCGATCGTTGTTCAGGGAGAGTGGAGGTGCGGTACAATGCACAGTGGGGAACGGTTTGTGACGATGGATGGGGCACTGAAGATGCCAAGGTTGTCTGCAATGAGTTAGGTTGTCCCTCTGCTGCAGCAGCAATACCGGGGGCACACTTCGGGCAAGGCAGCGGGAATATCTGGATGGATGATGTTGCGTGCAATGGAAATGAATCCGCCCTTTGGGAATGTTCCTTCCGAGGATGGGGCAGTCATAACTGTGGTCACGGAGAGGATGCAGGAGTGATTTGTTCAAAAG GTCATGCCTCCCCTAGAAGAGATCCGAATGATccgaatgatccaagaacctga